One stretch of Streptomyces sp. NBC_01142 DNA includes these proteins:
- a CDS encoding ABC transporter ATP-binding protein, which yields MSGPGGRMMMGPAERSMDFKGSGRRLLRRFAPERATLGVMLAAGVLSVAFSVVGPMILGWATDLVFAGVVGREMTDGTSKAQAIDALRDEGDGGLAEMLSGVDFVPGHGIDFGAVREVLLMALVVYVAAGLLMLVSTRLSIRVINRTMYRMRADVQAKLSRLPLSYFDRAKRGEVLSRATNDIDNISQTMQQTMGQLINSLLTIVGVLAMMFWISPLLALVALVTVPVSVFVATQVGKRSQPQFVQQWKSTGKLNAHVEEMYSGHALVKVFGRQDESAEAFAEQNEALYQAGFKAQFNSGVMQPLMFFVSNLNYVLVAVVGGLRVASGALSIGDVQAFVQYSRQFSMPLTQVASMANLVQSGVASAERVFELLDAQEQEPDAAPAFAFAGEAPSSAESAGRPLGQVSLEEVAFRYEPDKPLIEDLSLSVEPGHTVAIVGPTGAGKTTLVNLLMRFYEVTGGRITLDGVDIAKMSREELRSGIGMVLQDTWLFGGTIADNIAYGSAREVTREEIEEAARAAHADRFVRTLPDGYDTVIDDEGSGVSAGEKQLITIARAFLSDPVILVLDEATSSVDTRTEVLIQKAMARLAHGRTSFVIAHRLSTIRDADVILVMENGSIVEQGTHDGLLAAEGAYARLYAAQFAQAVAEVD from the coding sequence ATGAGCGGGCCGGGTGGACGCATGATGATGGGCCCCGCCGAACGGTCCATGGACTTCAAGGGCTCGGGCAGACGGCTGCTGCGGCGGTTCGCGCCGGAGCGGGCCACGCTGGGGGTGATGCTCGCGGCGGGTGTGCTGAGCGTCGCGTTCTCGGTGGTCGGGCCGATGATCCTGGGGTGGGCGACCGATCTGGTCTTCGCGGGGGTCGTCGGCCGCGAGATGACGGACGGGACCAGCAAGGCCCAGGCGATCGACGCGCTGCGGGACGAGGGCGACGGCGGGCTGGCCGAGATGCTCTCCGGGGTCGACTTCGTGCCCGGCCACGGCATCGACTTCGGCGCCGTACGCGAGGTGCTGCTGATGGCGCTGGTGGTGTACGTGGCCGCCGGGCTGCTGATGCTGGTGTCAACACGGCTGTCGATCCGGGTGATCAACCGGACGATGTACCGGATGCGGGCGGATGTACAGGCGAAGCTCTCGCGGCTGCCGCTGTCGTACTTCGACCGGGCCAAGCGCGGCGAGGTGCTCAGCCGGGCGACGAACGACATCGACAACATCTCGCAGACCATGCAGCAGACGATGGGGCAGCTGATCAACTCGCTGCTGACCATCGTGGGCGTACTGGCGATGATGTTCTGGATCTCGCCGCTGCTGGCGCTGGTCGCGCTGGTGACCGTGCCGGTTTCGGTGTTCGTCGCGACGCAGGTCGGCAAGCGCTCGCAGCCGCAGTTCGTGCAGCAGTGGAAGTCCACGGGCAAGCTCAACGCCCATGTCGAGGAGATGTACTCCGGTCATGCGCTGGTGAAGGTCTTCGGGCGGCAGGACGAGTCGGCCGAGGCCTTCGCCGAGCAGAACGAGGCGCTGTACCAGGCAGGTTTCAAGGCCCAGTTCAACAGCGGGGTCATGCAGCCGCTGATGTTCTTCGTCTCCAACCTCAACTATGTGCTGGTGGCGGTCGTCGGCGGGCTGCGGGTCGCGTCCGGCGCACTGTCGATCGGAGATGTGCAGGCGTTCGTGCAGTATTCGCGGCAGTTCTCGATGCCGCTGACGCAGGTCGCCTCGATGGCGAATCTGGTGCAGTCGGGCGTCGCTTCGGCCGAGCGGGTCTTCGAGCTGCTGGACGCTCAGGAGCAGGAGCCCGACGCTGCCCCTGCCTTTGCCTTCGCCGGGGAGGCCCCGTCTTCGGCCGAGTCGGCGGGCCGGCCGCTGGGGCAGGTCTCACTGGAAGAGGTCGCGTTCCGGTACGAGCCGGACAAGCCGCTCATCGAGGATCTGTCGCTGAGTGTGGAGCCGGGGCACACGGTGGCGATCGTCGGGCCGACGGGGGCCGGGAAGACGACCCTGGTGAATCTGCTGATGCGGTTCTACGAGGTGACCGGCGGCCGGATCACTCTGGACGGCGTGGACATCGCGAAGATGTCGCGTGAGGAGCTGCGTTCCGGGATCGGGATGGTGCTCCAGGACACCTGGCTGTTCGGCGGCACGATCGCGGACAACATCGCGTACGGCTCCGCCCGCGAGGTGACGCGCGAGGAGATCGAGGAGGCGGCGCGGGCGGCCCACGCCGACCGTTTCGTACGGACCCTGCCCGACGGCTACGACACGGTGATCGACGACGAGGGCTCGGGCGTGAGCGCCGGCGAGAAGCAGCTGATCACCATCGCTCGGGCGTTCCTGTCCGACCCGGTGATCCTGGTGCTGGACGAGGCGACCAGCTCGGTGGACACCCGTACCGAGGTGCTGATCCAGAAGGCGATGGCGCGTCTGGCCCATGGGCGTACGAGCTTTGTGATCGCGCACCGGCTCTCCACCATCAGGGACGCAGATGTGATCTTGGTGATGGAGAATGGCTCGATCGTCGAACAGGGCACGCATGACGGGCTGCTGGCGGCCGAGGGCGCGTACGCGCGCCTGTACGCGGCGCAGTTCGCGCAGGCGGTGGCCGAGGTCGACTGA
- a CDS encoding ABC transporter ATP-binding protein — protein MLIQLVRTYLRPYRKPIALLVALQLLQTSATLYLPTLNADIIDNGVVTGDTGLILRLGALMIAVSVVQVFCNIGAVFYGARTAAALGRDVRAAVFDRVQSFSAREVGHFGAASLITRTTNDVQQVQMLVLMAFTLMVSAPIMCVGGIIMALGQDVPLSAVLLAVVPVLGIAVSLIVKKMRPLFRTMQVRLDTVNRVLREQITGNRVIRAFVRDEYEKERFRGANNELTDVSLSTGRLMALMFPTVMTVVNVSSVAVVWFGAHRIDSGAIQIGALTAFLAYLLQIVMAVMMATFMFMMVPRAEVCAERIEEVLGTDSSVVPPAEPVGQLRRHGHLEIRDVDFRYPGAEESVLRGVGLQARPGETTAIIGSTGSGKSTLLGLVPRLFDVTGGEVLVGGVDVRELDAALMARTVGLVPQKPYLFSGTVATNLRYGKPGASDEELWQALEVAQAADFVRELEGGLNAPVAQGGINVSGGQRQRLAIARTLVQRPEIYLFDDSFSALDYATDAALRGALARETAEATVVIVAQRVSTIRDADRIVVLDEGQVVGSGSHHELMAGNETYREIVLSQLTEAEAA, from the coding sequence GTGCTGATCCAACTGGTGCGGACGTATCTGCGTCCGTACAGGAAACCCATCGCCCTGCTGGTGGCGCTTCAGCTGCTGCAGACCAGCGCCACCCTCTATCTGCCCACTCTGAACGCGGACATCATCGACAACGGTGTCGTGACCGGGGACACGGGCCTCATCCTTCGCCTCGGCGCGCTCATGATCGCCGTCAGCGTCGTCCAGGTGTTCTGCAACATCGGGGCTGTCTTCTACGGTGCGCGGACGGCCGCCGCCCTCGGCCGGGATGTCCGGGCCGCCGTCTTCGACCGGGTGCAGAGCTTCTCCGCGCGCGAGGTCGGGCACTTCGGGGCGGCTTCGCTGATCACCCGCACGACCAACGATGTCCAGCAGGTGCAGATGCTGGTCCTGATGGCGTTCACGCTGATGGTCTCGGCGCCGATCATGTGCGTCGGCGGCATCATCATGGCGCTCGGGCAGGATGTGCCGCTGTCGGCCGTGTTGCTGGCGGTGGTGCCGGTCCTCGGCATCGCGGTGTCGCTGATCGTCAAGAAGATGCGGCCGCTGTTCCGGACCATGCAGGTACGTCTGGACACGGTGAACCGGGTGCTGCGGGAGCAGATCACCGGCAACCGCGTCATCCGGGCCTTCGTACGGGACGAGTACGAGAAGGAGCGGTTCCGCGGCGCCAACAACGAGCTCACGGATGTGTCGCTGTCCACCGGACGGCTGATGGCGCTGATGTTCCCGACCGTGATGACGGTGGTGAACGTGTCGTCCGTCGCCGTGGTCTGGTTCGGTGCCCACCGGATCGACAGCGGTGCGATACAGATCGGCGCTCTGACCGCTTTCCTCGCCTATCTGCTGCAGATCGTGATGGCCGTGATGATGGCCACCTTCATGTTCATGATGGTGCCGCGTGCCGAGGTCTGTGCCGAGCGCATCGAGGAGGTCCTGGGCACGGATTCGAGCGTCGTACCGCCGGCCGAGCCCGTAGGGCAGCTGCGGCGGCACGGCCATCTGGAGATACGGGACGTCGACTTCCGCTATCCGGGGGCCGAGGAGTCGGTCCTGCGCGGCGTCGGTCTGCAGGCGCGGCCGGGCGAGACGACCGCGATCATCGGGTCGACGGGCAGCGGTAAGTCGACCCTGCTCGGGCTCGTACCGCGGCTGTTCGATGTGACGGGCGGCGAGGTGCTCGTCGGTGGGGTGGATGTGCGCGAGCTCGACGCGGCGCTGATGGCGCGGACGGTGGGGCTCGTGCCCCAGAAGCCGTATCTCTTCTCGGGGACCGTCGCCACCAATCTCCGGTACGGAAAACCGGGAGCGAGCGACGAGGAACTGTGGCAGGCGCTCGAGGTGGCACAGGCCGCCGACTTCGTACGCGAGCTGGAGGGCGGGCTGAACGCGCCGGTCGCGCAGGGCGGCATCAATGTCTCGGGCGGGCAGCGGCAGCGCCTGGCGATCGCCAGGACCCTGGTGCAGCGTCCGGAGATCTATCTGTTCGACGACTCGTTCTCGGCGCTGGACTACGCCACGGACGCGGCGCTGCGCGGGGCGCTGGCGCGCGAGACCGCCGAGGCGACGGTGGTGATCGTCGCCCAGCGGGTGTCCACCATCCGTGACGCGGACCGGATCGTGGTACTGGACGAGGGGCAGGTCGTGGGGAGCGGAAGCCATCACGAGCTGATGGCGGGCAACGAGACCTACCGAGAGATCGTGCTCTCGCAGCTGACGGAGGCGGAGGCCGCATGA
- a CDS encoding FGGY family carbohydrate kinase, whose translation MGIVAGLDSSSAFTRIVVCDTDTGAVLRQGYAPHPVEPKATEIDPQAWLLSLGEAATGGLLEGVQAIGVSAQQHGLVALDRQGNLVRPALLGNDRRAQVAAADLIDALGGRQAWAEAVGSVPQAAQPVAKLRWMARSEPELAQRVAMVMQPHDWLVWQLLGRPARRTTDRGGASGTGFWSAGTGSYRTDLVELALGHQCALPEVLGPADAAGTTPEGLLISAGTGEIMAAAFGLGVAVGDAVVSLGASGSVMAVHHEALADPSGMITSFADATGMHLPVVHTLNAVRALRGTAEMLGLEDLEELSALAMKSTPGSSGLVLLPYLEGERTPQLPHTAGTLSGLRRESMKPEHLARAAFEGMLCSLADAMDVLRGRGVEVRRVFLLGAAAELHAVQAAAPAIFGAQVVVPQPADYAALGAARQAAWALGVAQGKLSPAAPPAWQGAAAQILEPGEDAAVGQAVRQQYGATRDHIHPGAFGPAS comes from the coding sequence ATGGGGATAGTCGCCGGGTTGGACAGTTCGTCTGCCTTCACACGCATCGTCGTCTGTGACACGGACACGGGTGCCGTGCTGCGCCAGGGGTATGCGCCGCACCCTGTCGAGCCGAAGGCCACCGAGATCGATCCGCAGGCGTGGCTGCTGTCGCTCGGCGAGGCGGCGACCGGCGGGCTGCTGGAGGGCGTACAGGCCATTGGGGTGTCCGCACAGCAGCACGGTCTTGTGGCACTGGACCGGCAGGGCAATCTCGTACGTCCCGCCCTGCTCGGCAATGACAGGCGGGCGCAGGTCGCGGCGGCCGATCTGATCGACGCGCTGGGCGGGCGGCAGGCCTGGGCCGAGGCCGTCGGATCGGTGCCGCAGGCGGCGCAGCCGGTGGCGAAGCTGCGCTGGATGGCCCGTTCGGAGCCCGAGCTCGCGCAGCGCGTCGCCATGGTGATGCAGCCGCACGACTGGCTGGTGTGGCAGCTGCTCGGCCGGCCGGCCCGCAGGACCACCGACCGCGGCGGCGCTTCCGGGACCGGTTTCTGGTCGGCGGGCACGGGGTCCTACCGGACCGATCTGGTGGAGCTCGCGCTCGGCCATCAGTGCGCGCTGCCGGAGGTGCTCGGTCCGGCCGACGCCGCCGGGACGACGCCCGAGGGACTGCTGATCTCCGCCGGGACCGGCGAGATCATGGCGGCGGCGTTCGGGCTCGGCGTCGCTGTCGGCGACGCGGTGGTGTCGCTCGGCGCCTCGGGTTCCGTCATGGCCGTGCACCATGAGGCGCTGGCCGATCCGAGCGGGATGATTACGTCGTTCGCCGACGCGACCGGTATGCATCTGCCGGTCGTCCACACGCTCAATGCCGTACGGGCGCTGCGCGGAACCGCCGAGATGCTGGGTCTGGAGGATCTCGAGGAGCTCTCCGCGCTGGCGATGAAGTCGACGCCGGGCTCGTCCGGTCTGGTGCTGCTGCCGTATCTGGAGGGCGAGCGCACCCCCCAACTGCCCCACACCGCCGGAACGCTGAGCGGGCTGCGGCGCGAGTCGATGAAGCCCGAGCATCTGGCGCGGGCCGCCTTCGAGGGCATGCTCTGCTCGCTCGCGGACGCCATGGACGTGCTGCGCGGGCGCGGTGTCGAGGTGCGCAGGGTCTTTCTGCTGGGGGCTGCCGCCGAGCTGCACGCCGTGCAGGCCGCCGCACCCGCGATCTTCGGGGCACAGGTCGTCGTACCGCAGCCGGCCGACTATGCGGCGCTGGGCGCGGCCCGGCAGGCCGCCTGGGCGCTCGGTGTCGCACAGGGGAAGCTCTCTCCCGCGGCGCCGCCCGCCTGGCAGGGCGCGGCGGCGCAGATCCTCGAGCCCGGCGAGGACGCGGCGGTGGGACAGGCGGTGCGCCAGCAGTACGGCGCGACTCGGGACCACATCCACCCGGGGGCCTTCGGCCCCGCTTCGTAG
- a CDS encoding RNA polymerase sigma factor produces MPESPERGRSTHSGPLTPADPLNVYGTECGPAASVPLPHTPDPAAITLEVAPVQTQTLTETDTVAAVPAQSVPAQVPAQSRAVHHPEAVPGAVPETVVEDPVEVPEPAVRRSGSRADNSGPSSDLFRQYLREIGRIPLLTAVEEVELARRVEAGLFAEEKLSITPDLDDSQLAVDLDKLVVMGRMAKRRLIEANLRLVVSVAKRYVGRGLTMLDLVQEGNLGLIRAVEKFDYARGYKFSTYATWWIRQAMSRALADQARTIRVPVHVVELINRVIRVQRRMLQERGYEPTPQEVAGQLDLPSERVSEVLRLAQEPVSLHAPVGEEDDVALGDLIEDGDAASPVESAAFLLLREHLEAVLSTLGERERKVVQLRYGLVDGRPRTLEEIGRIFGVTRERIRQIESKTLSKLRDHAFADQLRGYLD; encoded by the coding sequence GTGCCTGAGTCCCCGGAGCGCGGCCGGTCCACCCACAGTGGCCCTCTCACCCCCGCGGATCCGCTCAACGTGTACGGGACGGAATGCGGCCCGGCCGCCTCCGTCCCGCTGCCGCACACCCCCGACCCGGCAGCGATCACCCTGGAGGTCGCCCCCGTGCAGACCCAGACCCTGACCGAGACCGATACTGTCGCGGCCGTCCCCGCGCAGTCCGTCCCCGCGCAGGTCCCCGCGCAGAGCCGGGCCGTACATCACCCCGAGGCGGTGCCGGGAGCGGTCCCGGAGACCGTCGTCGAGGATCCCGTGGAAGTTCCGGAGCCTGCGGTACGGCGGTCCGGCAGCCGTGCGGACAACAGCGGGCCCTCCTCCGACCTGTTCCGCCAGTATCTGCGGGAGATCGGCAGGATTCCGCTGCTCACCGCCGTCGAGGAGGTGGAGCTGGCGCGCCGCGTCGAGGCGGGGCTGTTCGCCGAGGAGAAACTCAGCATCACTCCCGACCTGGACGACTCCCAACTCGCCGTCGATCTCGACAAGCTGGTCGTCATGGGCCGGATGGCCAAGCGCCGGCTGATCGAGGCCAACCTCCGCCTCGTGGTCTCCGTGGCCAAGCGCTACGTCGGCCGCGGACTGACCATGCTCGACCTCGTCCAGGAGGGAAACCTGGGCCTGATCAGGGCAGTTGAGAAATTCGACTACGCCCGCGGCTACAAGTTCTCGACCTACGCCACCTGGTGGATCCGCCAGGCCATGTCCCGGGCGCTGGCCGACCAGGCGCGGACCATCCGCGTCCCGGTCCATGTCGTCGAGCTGATCAACCGGGTCATACGGGTTCAGCGCCGGATGCTCCAGGAGCGCGGTTACGAACCCACTCCCCAAGAGGTCGCCGGCCAGCTGGACCTGCCCTCGGAGCGGGTCAGCGAGGTGCTGCGGCTGGCCCAGGAGCCTGTCTCCCTGCACGCTCCCGTGGGGGAGGAGGACGACGTCGCCCTCGGGGACCTGATCGAGGACGGCGACGCCGCCTCGCCCGTCGAGTCCGCCGCCTTCCTGCTGCTGCGCGAGCACCTCGAGGCCGTGCTCTCCACCCTCGGCGAGCGCGAACGCAAGGTCGTCCAGCTGCGGTACGGACTGGTCGACGGCCGGCCGCGCACGCTCGAAGAGATCGGCCGGATCTTCGGCGTGACACGCGAACGCATCCGCCAGATCGAGTCCAAGACCCTCAGCAAGCTGCGCGACCACGCCTTCGCCGACCAACTCCGCGGCTATCTGGACTGA
- the dnaG gene encoding DNA primase, whose translation MAGRINDDDVKAVRDAVPIDAVVSEYLQLRNAGGGNLKGLCPFHDEKSPSFQVSPSKGLFHCFGCQEGGDTIAFVMKIDHLSFSETVERLAGTAGITLRYEEGGYNPTHQRGERIRLVEAHKAAALFYVEQLDGPEAEIGRKFLAGRGFDQGAAQHFGVGYSPAGWDHLTRYLRGKGFSDKELILSGLSQDGRRGPIDRFRGRLMWPIRDITGEVVGFGARKLRDDDNGPKYLNTPETAIYKKSQVLYGIDLAKKEIAKSSTAVVVEGYTDVMACHLAGVTTAIATCGTSFGGDHIKILRRLLMDNATAEVIFTFDGDAAGQKAALRAFEDDQKFAAETSIAITPGGMDPCELRLAEGDGAVQKLVETRTPLFEFAIRHVVTRHNLETPAGRAAALDEAAPIVAGIKNIAIQHESAVQLAGILGILDTQFVVKRVAQLARWARDRGGRGPAAPSRATSSYENQNAQQTPAGPAGPALNLRSPAHRTERELLKLALQHPGLVSPAFDAYGIDEFTAPPYAAVRQTIAEAGGAEEGTQDAPDYLARVREAAPNDTVRALVTELAVEAVHARTVDETYAGMQLVQVRLRAVDRRIRDVQGTLARLGPNADPERHTAVANELWVLQQYGRSLRNQGADAL comes from the coding sequence GTGGCAGGCAGGATCAACGACGACGACGTGAAGGCGGTACGGGACGCGGTCCCGATCGACGCCGTCGTGTCCGAATACCTCCAGCTGCGCAACGCCGGCGGCGGAAACCTCAAAGGCCTCTGTCCCTTTCACGATGAGAAGTCCCCCTCCTTCCAGGTCAGCCCGAGCAAGGGTCTCTTCCACTGCTTCGGCTGCCAGGAGGGAGGAGACACCATCGCCTTCGTGATGAAGATCGACCATCTCTCCTTCTCGGAGACGGTCGAGCGCCTCGCCGGGACGGCGGGCATCACCCTGCGCTACGAGGAGGGCGGGTACAACCCCACCCACCAGCGGGGCGAGCGCATCCGTCTGGTCGAGGCACACAAGGCCGCCGCGCTGTTCTACGTCGAACAGCTGGACGGCCCCGAGGCGGAGATCGGCCGGAAGTTCCTCGCCGGTCGCGGCTTCGACCAGGGGGCCGCCCAGCACTTCGGCGTCGGCTACAGCCCGGCGGGCTGGGACCATCTCACCCGCTATCTGCGCGGCAAGGGCTTCAGCGACAAGGAGCTGATCCTCTCCGGCCTCTCCCAGGACGGCCGCCGCGGCCCCATCGACCGTTTCCGCGGCCGTCTGATGTGGCCGATCCGCGACATCACCGGCGAGGTCGTCGGCTTCGGCGCCCGCAAGCTGCGCGACGACGACAACGGCCCGAAGTACCTGAACACCCCCGAGACGGCGATCTACAAGAAGTCCCAGGTGCTGTACGGCATCGACCTCGCCAAGAAGGAGATCGCCAAGAGCAGCACGGCCGTCGTCGTCGAGGGGTACACCGACGTCATGGCCTGCCATCTCGCGGGCGTCACCACGGCGATCGCGACCTGTGGCACGTCCTTCGGCGGCGACCACATCAAGATCCTCCGCCGGCTCCTGATGGACAACGCCACCGCCGAGGTGATCTTCACCTTCGACGGTGACGCGGCCGGCCAGAAGGCCGCACTGCGCGCCTTCGAGGACGACCAGAAGTTCGCCGCGGAGACCTCCATCGCGATCACTCCCGGGGGCATGGACCCCTGCGAGCTGCGTCTGGCGGAGGGCGACGGCGCGGTGCAGAAGCTCGTCGAAACCCGCACCCCGCTCTTCGAGTTCGCGATCCGCCATGTCGTGACCCGCCACAATCTGGAGACGCCCGCGGGCCGTGCCGCCGCACTGGACGAGGCCGCCCCGATCGTCGCGGGCATCAAGAACATCGCCATTCAGCACGAGTCGGCCGTGCAGCTGGCCGGCATCCTCGGCATTCTCGACACCCAGTTCGTGGTCAAGCGGGTCGCCCAGCTCGCGCGGTGGGCCCGCGACCGCGGCGGCCGCGGCCCGGCGGCCCCGTCCCGCGCCACCTCCTCGTACGAGAACCAGAACGCCCAGCAGACTCCGGCAGGACCCGCCGGCCCCGCGCTCAATCTGCGCAGCCCCGCCCACCGCACCGAGCGCGAGCTGCTCAAGCTCGCCCTCCAGCACCCGGGCCTGGTCTCCCCGGCCTTCGACGCGTACGGCATCGACGAGTTCACCGCACCGCCGTACGCCGCGGTGCGCCAGACCATCGCGGAGGCGGGCGGCGCCGAAGAGGGCACCCAGGACGCCCCCGACTACCTCGCGCGGGTCCGCGAGGCCGCACCGAACGACACCGTGCGCGCCCTGGTCACCGAGCTCGCCGTCGAAGCCGTCCACGCGCGGACGGTCGACGAGACGTATGCGGGCATGCAGCTCGTCCAGGTCCGGCTGCGTGCGGTCGACCGCCGTATCCGCGACGTCCAGGGCACCCTCGCCCGCCTCGGACCGAACGCGGACCCGGAGCGCCACACGGCCGTGGCGAACGAACTGTGGGTGCTCCAGCAGTACGGCCGGTCCCTGCGCAACCAGGGCGCGGACGCTCTCTAA
- a CDS encoding YtxH domain-containing protein — MRYKLTFVIGLALGYVIGTRAGRERYEQLKKSARQFSQNPAVRNAAESAAQSSRQVAGKAFHAVSDKVGDRVPDSVAERVRSLRERSANGEDDWGTTNT; from the coding sequence ATGCGGTACAAGCTCACGTTCGTCATCGGACTGGCCCTGGGCTACGTGATCGGCACGCGGGCGGGCCGCGAGCGCTATGAACAGCTGAAGAAGTCCGCGCGCCAGTTCTCCCAGAACCCCGCCGTGCGCAACGCGGCCGAGTCCGCGGCGCAGAGCAGCCGCCAGGTGGCCGGCAAGGCGTTCCACGCGGTGAGCGACAAGGTCGGGGACCGGGTGCCCGACTCCGTGGCGGAGCGGGTGCGATCGCTGCGGGAGCGGAGCGCGAACGGCGAGGACGACTGGGGAACGACCAACACGTGA